The Amycolatopsis umgeniensis DNA segment AGAGTTCACGAGCCCGGACGGCGACCGCGTCCGCGCTGTCGCCCGGCCGGTAGAGGCAGGAACCCAGCCCCGCCCCGGCCGCTCCGGCGGCGGCCCAGGCCGCCAGATTCGTTTCGTCGACCCCGCCGACAGGCAGCAGTTCGACCTCGCGTGGCAGCACCGCGCGCCACGCCTTCATCCCCTCGATCCCGACGGAGCCGGAGGGGAAGAGCTTCAGGTGCCGGGCGCCCGCGGCCAGCGCGGAGAAGGCTTCGGTGGGCGTCGCCACGCCGGGGTACGGCGTCATCCCCTCGGCCACGGCGGCGGAGATCACCGCGGGATCGCTGTTGGGCGCCACGATCATCCGCGCCCCGGCTTCCCGCGCCCGTCCGACGTCGCCGGTGGTGAGCACCGTGCCCGCGCCGATCAGGCACCAGTCACCGAACGCGTCGGCGAGCAAACGGACGCTCTCGAAGGGCTCCGGCGAGTTCAGCGGCACCTCGATGGCGGGGAATCCCGCGTCGACGAGTGCCCGCCCGACGCCGACGACCTCGGCCGGGGTCACTCCGCGCAGGATCGCGATCAAACCGGTCACGGCTTCAGTGTCCTTTCGAGACGGTCTTCGAGCAGGCCGGCGGCCGTCGCGAGGCGCCACAACCCCCGGGTGGTGATTTCTTCGGACAGCACGGTGGCCTCGACTCCCCTGTCTGCCAGGGCGAGGGCGTAGCGGCGGCACAGTTCGCCGGCGCCGCACAGCACCACGCGGGTGTCCGAATCGCGCAGCAGGTGAGAGACCTCGTCGGCGATGAGCACGCCCGAGAGGTAGTCGGGCAGCGAAGCGGGCGCCAGCACGCCGTCGAGCACGAGCGGGCGAGCGCCGAACGCCTCGGTGGCGAGCCCTCGCGAACGCTTTCCGGCGGCGAGACCGCGCAGGAACGCGGCTTCGTCGCGGACCGGGTCGGCGGCCGTCCTGGAGAGGATTCCGTGCGCGGTCAGCAATCCGTACAGCTCGCCGGTCATCGCGGTGGCGAAGTCCGTGACGAATCCGTCCTCGACGCGGACCCATTTGCTGTGCGTGCCCGGGAGCACGACCGTGACCGGCTCGCGAGGGTCGCCGAGTGCCTCGAGTACGCCGACCAGCTGCGTTTCCTCGCCGCGGAGCACGTCGCCCGGACTTTCGCCGGACGGGACGCGCAGTCCGGGCACGAGGTGGAGCACACCGTCGCGATGCGGCACGGGGACGAGCGAGGTGAAGTCCAGGCTCGCCGGGACGGTGCGGTAGCCGGAGTCGGTCCATCCCTGCGCGCTGCCCACCATGCCGGAGGCGATGGCCGGGACCGCGGGGAACGCGGCGAGCCAGTCTCCGCAGGTCTTCCGGAAGGCCGCTTCATAGGCGGCCGCCCTCGCCCGTGGGTCCCGCAGGTCCACGTCCTCGGTCGTGCTGAGCAGTCCTCGCTCGGCGCTGCGGGCGTCCAGGATCTCGCCGCCCTTGCCGAGCAGCCAGGCGCGCTGACCGGAGGTTCCCCAGTCGAGCGCGATCAAGGCGGGTCCAGTGTCCGTCACGAGCGACATCGTGCGGGCACGTTCCCGATAATGCGAACACCGTCCCTATATGTAGGATCGCGCTATGTCCGACACGGCGCCGCCCGGCACCCAGACCCTCGCCCGCGGGCTCGCGGTGATCCGCGCCGTCGCCGGCGGCGCGACCGATCTCCGCACCCTGGTCGAGCGCACCGGGCTGGGCCGCAGTACCGCGCATCGGCTGGTCCAGCTGCTGGTGAGCGAGGGCTACCTGCGCAGCGGACGGGACGGCTACACGCTCGGTCCCACGCTGATCGAGCTGGGTTTCCAGGCCTTGCACGGCAGTCCGTTGCCGGTGGTCGCCCGGCCGGTGCTGGAGGAACTGGCCGATCAGCTGCGCGACACGGTGCACCTGGCCGTCCGCGACGGGGACTCGGTGCTGTACCTGGACAAGCTGCCGGGTTCGCGGGGCGCGGAGATGCGCTCCCGGATCGGGCACCGGATGCCCTTGACGCGCACCGGTGTCGGCATGGCGCTGCTCCTGGACTCCGCGCCGGAATGGCGGGAGCTGTACCAGGCCGAGGCGCCCGTGGAACCCGGTCAGGTCCATCCGGAGGACGTCGACGCGTTTTTGGCGCGGATGCGCGAGTACGCGGAGGCGGGGGTGGCGATGGATCTGGAAGACAACGAACCCGGGATCCGTTGTGTCGCGGCGCCCATCCGGGACGCCACCGGCGCGATCGCCGGAGCCATCAGCGTTTCGGCGACGCGGCCGTACATGCCCACCGCCAGGATGCGCGGCCTGAACCGCGTCGTCGGCCGTGCGGCACAACAGGTTTCCGCCGGCCTCGGCTTCCGCGATCACTGAAAGGCAGGATGCCTCCATGAGCGAACCCTCCTTCACCCTCGTGCAGCTGCGCTATTTCGAGGCGGCGGCCCGGCATCTGAGCATGACCGCCGCGTCGAAGGAGCTGGTGGTCTCGCAGTCGGCCGTGTCGACAGCGATCGCGCAGCTGGAGAAGGAAATGGGCGTGCAGTTCCTCCTGCGCCACCACGCCCGGGGGCTCAGCCTGACCACGGCGGGCGAGGCGTTCTACAAAAGGGTGCTCGATTTCCTGGCCCACGGCGCCGAACTGGTCGAGACGGCACGACAGTCCGGCACCGAACTGGTGGGGACGCTGACTGTCGGCTGCTTCGCCACCCTCGCGCCATTTCGGTTGCCCAGCCTGCTCGCGGAGTTCGAAGCCCGGCACCCGCGGGTGCACGTGTCCTTGCGTGAAGGCGAGCATGACGCGCTGAAGACGGCCCTTCGCTCAGGCGGTACCGAACTCGCCCTCCTCTACGGCTACGACCTCGGCGACGACATCGATCACGAAGTCGTGGGCAGCGCGGCGCCGTACGCCCTGGTCCCCCAAGATCACCGGCTCGCCCGCGGGAAGGGCCGCAAGGTGTCGCTCCAGGAGCTGGCCGAGGAGCCCATGGTGCTGCTCGACCTCCCGAACAGCCGTGAGTACCTGCTGACGATCCTGCGCGACGCCGGGGTGGAACCGCGGATCCGGCATCGCAGCACCGGTTACGAGACCGTCCGCTCGCTCGTCGCGTCCGGGCACGGCTTCGCCCTCCTCAACCAGCGCCCGCCGGAAGACACCACGTACTCGGGTGCGAAAGCCGTCCCGCTCACGCTCACCGACGACGTTCCGGCGCTGGAGATCGTCGTCGCCTCGATGCGCGGGGCCAGGCTCACCCGGCGGGCGCAGGAGTTCCGGGAACTGTGCCGCACCCACTACACCCGCTGACGATCACCGATACCGCAGGTAGGCGCGATGGGTCGCGATGTGGTCGGCCACGAGTTTGGCGTCGTGCCACACGCCCCAGATGAAGCTCGAGCCGCGCCGTGCCTGCCAAGGCAGTCCCAGGAAGTACACCCCGGGCTCGGAGGACACGCCTCGACGGTGATCCGGCTTGCCGTCCTCGTCGAACGCGTCGACCCGCAGCCAGCCGTAGTCGGCGGTGAAGCCGGTGGCCCAGACGATCGACCGGACCCCGGCGGCGGCGAGGTCGAGTTCGAGGATCGGATCGGTGGCACGGTCCGGATCCGGCCCCAGCACGCGCGCCTCCGGCTCCTCCGGCAGGTCCAGTCCGTTGCGCACGACGTAGGCGTCGGCTTCGTCGAGAGTCGCGAGATAGCCCGCGTCTCCCCTGGCGAGGTTGGCCGCGAGATCCGGCGCGAAGCGGAGAACGCCTTCGTCGTAGGAAGAAGTCAGGCCCACGAGCTCGATCCCCATCCCGGCGAGGGCCCGGAAATCGACCGTCCGCCCGCCGCGCGCTCCGCTGACCGCGATGGTGACGTGCTCCGACCCTTGCGGCGGGATGTCGGCGTCCCACTTGCCGAGGACGCCGAGCCACCAGCAGAAGTCGCGTCCGCGATACCTGCGCGGCGGCCGCCCGTGAGGGCCGACGGAGAGGTACACGCGACGGCCCGACCGGTGGAGTTCTTCGGCGATCTGCACCCCCGAAGACCCGGCCCCGACCACCAGCACCGCTCCTTCGGGCAACTGCCCGGGATTGCGGTAGCCGCTCGAGTGGAGCTGCCGGATCCCGGCGTCCTCGGGCACGATCGACGGCATCACCGGCCGCTGGAACGGCCCGGTCGCCGCGATGACGTACCGCGTGTCGAAGGTCCCGTCCGAAGTCTCCACCTGGAATCCCGGGCGTCCTTCATGCTTGCGGACCGACGTCACCTCGACCCCGGTCCGGATCGGTGCGGCGATCTTTTCCGCGTAGGCCTCGAAATACTCGGCGACCCGGTCCTTCGTGGGGAAGTCGTCCGGGGCGAGACCGTCGAATTCCAAGCCGGGGAAGCGATCGTGCCAAGCGGGGCCGTTCGCGACCAGCGAGTCCCACCGCTCCGAACGCCAGCGCTCCGCGATCCGGTCGCGCTCCATGACGAGGTGCGACACCCCGTGGCCACTCAGGTGCTCGCTCATCGCCAGACCGGCCTGGCCCCCGCCCACCACGAGAGCCTCCACCTCTTGGCTCGGCATCCAGACCTCCAGGTTCGTCATCACGTTTCCCCGCCGATCGTGGCGGCGCGGCGTTGCCTTTGTCCAACAGATGTTTCCGCCCTTCAAGATCTGATTCACAGATCCAGCCCACTCCCTCGTGCATCTGAATTATCGATGCCTTGATCCTGAAAGATCTTCTGTACAGAACACCGACCCGGCGGCACGCTGTGGCGACGAGGCCCGCGTCCGGCGGGCCGCCCCTCTTCCAGGGAAGGCCGAGCAGTGACCGTCCATCGCCGCATCCGCCCGTTCAACACGCGCGACACCTATCCCGAGCAGAACCTCGACAACGACCTCTGCCAGGCCGTCGTCGCCAACGGCACGGTTTACGTCCGCGGCCAGATCGGTCAGGACCTCGACACCAGCGAGTCCGTCGGGATCGGTGACGCGGCCGCGCAGGCCGAGCGGGCGATGGCCAACATCGCGCAGCTGCTCGAAGAAGCGGGCAGCCGGATGGAGCATCTGGTCAAGCTCACGATCTACCTGATCGACCCGCGCTACCGCGAGGACGTCTATCGCGTCGTCGGCCGCTGGACCAAGGGTGTGCACCCGATTTCGACCGGTGTGGTGGTGTCCGCGCTCGCGCGGCCGGAATGGCTGTGCGAGATCGACGCCGTCGCGGTGATCCCGGAGGAGGGCAAGTGACCTTTTCGATCGTGGGCCGTGAGGTCTCCGGCGGCACCGTGCGGTTCGGTGTCGCGGCCAGTTCGTCCAGTCCCGCCGTCGCCGCCCGCGTCGCGCATCTGCTGCCCGGCGTCGGAGCGGCCGCTTCGCAGAACGTCACGGACCCTCGGCTCGGCGGGCGCCTGCTCGACAGGCTGGCCGAGCACGGCGATCCCGAGCGGGCGCTGTCCGAGGTGGTCGCCGCGGCGTCCGGCGTCGAGTTCCGGCAACTGACCGTGCTCGGCCCGACCGGACCTGGCTTCGCCTTCAGTGGCGCCAAAACGCTCGGAAACCACGCGTCGGCGACAGCCGACGGCGTCGTGGCGGCGGGGAACATGCTGGCGGACGAGCAGGTCCCACAGTCCATTGTGGACGTGTTTCTCGCGTCGACCGGTGAGCTGGAGCAGCGACTCGTCACCGCGTTGAGGGCAGGCCTCGCGGCGGGCGGCGAAGAAGGTCCCGTCCGGTCCGCCGGCGTGGTCGTGGTGTCCGATGTGGACTGGCGGATCACCGATCTGCGCGTGGACTGGGCCGA contains these protein-coding regions:
- a CDS encoding flavin-containing monooxygenase, whose translation is MTNLEVWMPSQEVEALVVGGGQAGLAMSEHLSGHGVSHLVMERDRIAERWRSERWDSLVANGPAWHDRFPGLEFDGLAPDDFPTKDRVAEYFEAYAEKIAAPIRTGVEVTSVRKHEGRPGFQVETSDGTFDTRYVIAATGPFQRPVMPSIVPEDAGIRQLHSSGYRNPGQLPEGAVLVVGAGSSGVQIAEELHRSGRRVYLSVGPHGRPPRRYRGRDFCWWLGVLGKWDADIPPQGSEHVTIAVSGARGGRTVDFRALAGMGIELVGLTSSYDEGVLRFAPDLAANLARGDAGYLATLDEADAYVVRNGLDLPEEPEARVLGPDPDRATDPILELDLAAAGVRSIVWATGFTADYGWLRVDAFDEDGKPDHRRGVSSEPGVYFLGLPWQARRGSSFIWGVWHDAKLVADHIATHRAYLRYR
- a CDS encoding 2-dehydro-3-deoxy-6-phosphogalactonate aldolase, translating into MTGLIAILRGVTPAEVVGVGRALVDAGFPAIEVPLNSPEPFESVRLLADAFGDWCLIGAGTVLTTGDVGRAREAGARMIVAPNSDPAVISAAVAEGMTPYPGVATPTEAFSALAAGARHLKLFPSGSVGIEGMKAWRAVLPREVELLPVGGVDETNLAAWAAAGAAGAGLGSCLYRPGDSADAVAVRARELSKIWHQD
- a CDS encoding Rid family hydrolase; its protein translation is MTVHRRIRPFNTRDTYPEQNLDNDLCQAVVANGTVYVRGQIGQDLDTSESVGIGDAAAQAERAMANIAQLLEEAGSRMEHLVKLTIYLIDPRYREDVYRVVGRWTKGVHPISTGVVVSALARPEWLCEIDAVAVIPEEGK
- a CDS encoding IclR family transcriptional regulator, translating into MSDTAPPGTQTLARGLAVIRAVAGGATDLRTLVERTGLGRSTAHRLVQLLVSEGYLRSGRDGYTLGPTLIELGFQALHGSPLPVVARPVLEELADQLRDTVHLAVRDGDSVLYLDKLPGSRGAEMRSRIGHRMPLTRTGVGMALLLDSAPEWRELYQAEAPVEPGQVHPEDVDAFLARMREYAEAGVAMDLEDNEPGIRCVAAPIRDATGAIAGAISVSATRPYMPTARMRGLNRVVGRAAQQVSAGLGFRDH
- a CDS encoding DUF1028 domain-containing protein produces the protein MTFSIVGREVSGGTVRFGVAASSSSPAVAARVAHLLPGVGAAASQNVTDPRLGGRLLDRLAEHGDPERALSEVVAAASGVEFRQLTVLGPTGPGFAFSGAKTLGNHASATADGVVAAGNMLADEQVPQSIVDVFLASTGELEQRLVTALRAGLAAGGEEGPVRSAGVVVVSDVDWRITDLRVDWAEDPIDRLAGLLDVWLPQRDDYVTRALDPGAAPSYGVPGDEG
- a CDS encoding 2-dehydro-3-deoxygalactonokinase, whose product is MSLVTDTGPALIALDWGTSGQRAWLLGKGGEILDARSAERGLLSTTEDVDLRDPRARAAAYEAAFRKTCGDWLAAFPAVPAIASGMVGSAQGWTDSGYRTVPASLDFTSLVPVPHRDGVLHLVPGLRVPSGESPGDVLRGEETQLVGVLEALGDPREPVTVVLPGTHSKWVRVEDGFVTDFATAMTGELYGLLTAHGILSRTAADPVRDEAAFLRGLAAGKRSRGLATEAFGARPLVLDGVLAPASLPDYLSGVLIADEVSHLLRDSDTRVVLCGAGELCRRYALALADRGVEATVLSEEITTRGLWRLATAAGLLEDRLERTLKP
- a CDS encoding LysR substrate-binding domain-containing protein, translated to MSEPSFTLVQLRYFEAAARHLSMTAASKELVVSQSAVSTAIAQLEKEMGVQFLLRHHARGLSLTTAGEAFYKRVLDFLAHGAELVETARQSGTELVGTLTVGCFATLAPFRLPSLLAEFEARHPRVHVSLREGEHDALKTALRSGGTELALLYGYDLGDDIDHEVVGSAAPYALVPQDHRLARGKGRKVSLQELAEEPMVLLDLPNSREYLLTILRDAGVEPRIRHRSTGYETVRSLVASGHGFALLNQRPPEDTTYSGAKAVPLTLTDDVPALEIVVASMRGARLTRRAQEFRELCRTHYTR